The genomic region ctattcttgcttgttatgcctagctaggggcgttaaacgataacgcttgttgggaggcaacccaattttatttttattccttgctttttgctcctgtttagtaataaataatttatctagcctatgtttggttgtgttttttgtgtttaattagtgtttgtgccaagtagaaccgttgggaagactttgggaaagtcttgttgaacttgctgtaaaaaacagaaactttagcgctcacgagaactgctgtaatttttatttggaaagtgatatttagttaattccttttgcagatgattaatagataaattcctcacgcccagaaatttattttagaatttttggggttccagatcttgcgctagctacagattactacagactattctgtttttgacagattccgtttttcgtgtgttgtttgcttattttgatgaatctatggctagtaaaatagtttataaaccatagagaagttggaatacagtaggtataacaccaatataaataaagaattagttcattacagtaccttgaagtggtcttttattttctttcgctaacggagctcacgagattttctactttaagttttgtgttgtgaagttttcaagttttgtgtaaagatttgatggattatggaacaaggagtggcaagagcctaagcttggggatgcccatggcacccccaagataatctaagtacacctaaaagccaaagcttggggatgccccgaaaggcataccctctttcgtctacttctatcggtaactttacttggagctatatttttattcgccacatgatatgtgttttgcttggagcgtcttgtattatttgagtctttatttgttattttaccacaatcatccttgctgtacacaccttttgagagagccatatatgatttggaatttgttagaatactctatgtgcttcgcttatatcttttgagctatatagttttggtctagtacttcacttatatcttttagagcacggtggtgaatttgttttatagaaactattgatctctcatacttcacttagattattttgagagtctttaatagcatggtaatttgcttaaagtcttaatatgcttggtatacaagattaataataaaactttcttatgagtgtgttgaatactatgagaagttcgatgcttgataattgttttgagatatgaagatggtgatattaaagttgtgctagttgagtagttgtgaatttgagaaatacttgtgttaaagtttgtgattcccgtagcatgcacgtatggtgaaccgttatgtgatgaagtcggagcatgatttatttattgattgtcttccttatgagtggcggtcaggaacgagcgatggtcttttcctaccaatctatacccctaggagcatgcacgtaatactttgctttgataacttgtagatttttgcaataagtatatgagttctttatgactaatgttgagtccatggattatacgcactctcacccttccacctttgctagcatctctaataccatgcacctttcgccggtatcatacacccaccatataccttcctcaaaacagccaccatacctacctattgtggcatttccatagccattccgagatatattgccatgcaactttccaccgttctgtttattatgacacaccccatcattgtcatgttgcttagcatgatcatgtagtcgacatcgtatttgtggcaaagccaccgtccataatttcttcatacatgtcactcataagtcattgcatatcccggtacaccgccggaggcattcatatagaggcattctttggccatgttattttgaagagacataattacttagttagtatgcttgaagtattattatttctatgtcaatattaaacttttgtcttgagtctttcgaatctgaatattcataccacaattaagaagaattacattgaaattatgccaagtagcattccacatcaattacgagcaggaattaagcttggggatgcttgatacgtctccaatgtatctataaccttgattgctccatgctatattatctactgttttgaacattattgggctttattatccacttttatattatttttgggactaacctattagccggaggcccaacccaaaattgctgtttttttgcctgttttagggtttagaagaaaaggaatatcaaacggagtccaaacggaatgaaaccttcgagaacgtgatttttaggaagattatgatctgggagacttgaaccctacatcaagaaagaaaacaggaggccacgaggtagggggcgcgcctacccgcccccccccaggcacgccctccaccctcgtgggccccctgttgctccaccgacgtactccttcctcctatatatacctacgtacccccaaacgatcagatacggagccaaaaccctaattccaccaccgtaactttgtatccacgagatcccatcttggggcctgttccggagctccgccggagggggcatcgatcacggagggcttctacatcaacaccatagcccctccgatgaagtgtgagtagtttacttcagacctacgggtccatagttagtagctagatggcttgttctctctttttggatctcaatacaatgttctccccctcttttgtggagaactattcgatgtaatcttctttttgcggtgtgtttgttgagaccgatgaattgtgggtttatgatcaagtctatctatgaataatatttgaatcttctctgaattcttttatgtatggttggttatctttacaagtctcttcgaattatcagtttggtttggcctactagattgatctttcttgcaataggagaagtgcttagctttgggttcaatcttgcggtgtcctttcccagtgacagtaggggcagcaaggcacgtattgtattgttgccatcgaggataacaagatggggttttcttcatattgcatgagtctatccctctacatcatgtcatcttgtttaaggcgttactctgtttttaacttaatactctagatgcatgctggatagcggtcgatgagtggagtaatagtagtagatgcaggcaggactcagtctacttgtctcggacatgatgcctaaatacatgatcatacctagatattctcataactctgCTTAATTatgtcaattgttcaacagtaatttgttcacccaccgtagaatacttatgctctcaagagaagtcactagtgaaacctatggcccccagttcTATCTTTATCAtgttaatctcctactacttagttatttcctttgttatttactttgcctttattttactttacatctttgtcacaaaaataccaaaaatattatcttatcatatgtatcagatctcactctcgtaagtggccttatagggattgacaacccctatttgcgttggttgcgaggatttatttgttttgtgcaggtacgagggactcgcgagtagcctcctactggattgatatcttggttctcaaaaactgagagaaatacttacactactttgttgcatcatcccttcctcttcggggaaaaccaacgcaatgctcaaaaGGTAGTAACAACCTTCATCAATGGGTCGGCCCAGCCGAAAGTATCTCCCACGCCATATATGTTTGGGACGTATTTCAAAAAAAGACCATCctaccctttattatgaaggggtatcGAAGAATCTCGTGCGTCGATGTGTTTAAGAGTgttgtaccgaagaagaagtgAATAAACAATCTTCTTAAGTCTCTATCGCCAAGGGGCTTCATTTTAAAAACAATATCTGCTTGAACGGAGCAACATGTCGTAGCCACATCCTGAATTCTTGTAGTTGTTGTTAGTCGGCTGCCAAGATTATTTTCTGGGAAAGCATGTTGAATAACACGCCATGCATATATATATCCCATATATCATCAACTATGGTCAAGTACCTAACAATAAATTCACCACAATGTTAAGTCCAATAGCATATACTTTTTAAGTAGTGTTAAATGTGAAAGTAGAGAGAAAATAATTAATTCGTTGAAATATAAGTTATGATCAAAGAATAAAAGAGCCATGATAATTCGCTGTATTACCTAACCGGTGAAAGGTATaaattgaagttttgaacattttctattTAGGAACGATTATCTAGACACAAGAAACGTAGCAAACTATTCAAGCAACTGTAAGTTATTTGGAGGGGAAATAGTTTTTTAGGTCTTTAGGGATATTGATGATTTTCTTCACTAGGTCTTTTTCTTTTCAAACAAAGCAACGCAAAATACACTTTAGAAAACAACTTGGTACCAAAAAATGAACTATAATACAAAGAGCAACCGCGGAGGAGGTGCTGAACACGTCGGAGAAGAGGTGTCgtcgattcgtcaccgtcgtcaacCGGTGGCCGGAGCAGTTGCGCCGCTTACCTCGTCGTCGATGTGGATCTGCGCCGGAGGAAAGCTCGAGACAAGGAAAATGGTGGCGGGAGTTTTGCCGCTGCGATCGCCCTAGCTATATAGGTCGACCGAATCGGCGAGCGGTGACCCGAAATCATCCGCCGCTTTTTCGGAGACATGCACGAGCTCCTGCCATCTTCGTAGCCGCAGAAGGTCAGCCTCGTGTTCCATTCCCTTGCATTGCTCGAGCCTGACTCGTTGGAAACTGCTGATTCGGACGTTCCTAGCGGGCCTCGCTGAGGAGTGCTTTAAGTTTCGTGTGGGCCAAGATTCTGATGCGTGCTAGACAACCAAACAACCGTTTTTTGGCTGGGTTTAATGCGAGCAAACCAAGCGcgcccttagggcatctccaacgacaACCCGCAAATTCTCCCAGCATCCGTCCACAGACAAGAATGCAGAAggacgccatccaaccatagccgcatacattttcacaacaactCGAACCATCTggacaaaattcgtgcaaacacaaccggatttcatataaacatgacggatttcatataaaaatgccggattttcatataaacacggcagatttcattacatttacatcaactaagtggtgctaatccggctctggaggtataataatacctaatctaaatggccttCCGCGggtccctttgtcttcctcatgtccggcagcccgatcatcggactgccgggagccccagaggtatatgcttcagcgcaaaggacggctcactTCCCCACCGCTCATCGGAGTGGAACCCCCGGCTAATGCTTTAGCGAAGCGGAAGGCGGCGCCTCCGCTTCTATGGACTCCATGCGGGATCGGCGAAGGTCCTCGCAAGAGAAGAACTGGGCAAGACACCGATGGTGTACGCGGCGTCGCATCGGCgttggccttcatgggacccaagtggcggtgatctctcgtgttctacttctcctcgatgatggcgacaGACGTGAAGGCACTGGCATCGACTCGTTGCTCTCTGCGCGCCCGGGTTCTATCTCTGTCTACATGGCacggccgcaggcacgggaggcgtggGCGCAGACACGGGAGATGCGGTACGATGAGACGTCGtcgacggcagcgacgacgcccgcgcCGTCGTGCTCCCCTTGCTACTCCTCATTGAGCTGgtctggagcggcgagttgctaaacCACGCGCTGACTTGGGGCGGCAACTTGCTTCATCGGGCTAGGCGGGGGAGGTAAAGCAGCGAGTTGCCTCGCTCGTATCCGTTGGTCTCGACGGGCCATCCAGCCGGCTTGTATCCCGAAGAAATGCTTTCGGAAGCCATcgaagagtggagaaaatgatgaaggaggagatggggtaGCGGCGGAGGGGCGCGATTCTTGCCCAGCGTAtgacctcgtttaaatagagggcggacagaaggagctcggccggcgttgcgtttaatgtcggtccgctcatgaacggacgtgtggccgaagTGGGTTTCTCAGCTTCCACGCGGGTTTAATGGAGGTGTATGAATgtagcgaggaggcgtgttcagccgggcgtgcagcggcggTGTCCTCGGTCGACGCGCCGTTTCCATGGCAGATGCAATGAGAGATTGTGTCCGTCCTGAGCCGCCTTCAATACGGAGCGGTgcgctctacagcggcatgaatgcgggcagctgccGGCGGGCGAAAAGTGTGTgccggggagagggaggggggtcagggcggtcagaagcgggcttagGATCGGTTCGGACTCCCACAAACCTCCCCAACTTTTgtctccggtttgcaaaagaaaaCCGTCCGGATTGTTCCGCAAACCGACACAGGTCTATATTGGATGGCTTCCGTGATCCAGACAACGCGGTCCGGATGGTTGCGAGAGGTTTGAGAGTCCGGATTGAAGATGCCTTTAATATTTCGAGATTTGAGGGTCAGAGACGCCCTTAATATTTCGCTCATACGCCAGTAAAAAAAACATTTCGCTCATACGGATCGTACAGTATCTTAGCAATATTCGGAAGTCACAAAAAGAGAACAAAAAGTGCGAATCTAGAGGTACCTGCGGGCACGAGATCGCCCATCCATCCGTGCGGCCGCCACCCACGGATGCCGTTAAACCCTAACTCCCATCTCCCCTATTTCTAGGGTTTTTCTCACTGCCAGCACGCCActacccctccccaccccccttcAGCAGCGCAAAACaccaacgccgccgccgcgccgccagccCGCCGGGAGCACCGCCGGAGATACCAGCCATGGATCGGTACCAACGGGTCGAGAAGCCGCGGCCGGAGGCCGCCGCCATCAGCGAGAACGAGATCCGTATCACCACACAGGGCCTCATCCGCAACTACGTCACCTACGCCACCTCCCTCCTCCAGGTACCGCACCATCCGCCACCCCCGTAGCCACCGGCTCAGGCCCCAAGGGGGCAGCCTCGAATAGGCGCCGTATCCTCGGTCAGATCTTGTGGCGGCACGTCTTAAAATGGCAAATTTGGGCGGAATATTCTTCCTGACCCCATACAGCATCGAACGTGACTGTTGATTATCGGCCGGCCACTGATATATACGGCAATGATATCTTGTTTTGCTTGCATTTTTTTTCTGTGAGATTTGGTGCTGCAGTGTGATATTTTCCATGCCGTCTTAAAAAGGAATGCCATCTGGTTAAGGATATCTGCAGTATCTAAGTTAGCGAGTAATGGATTTACGGAATGCGGACATAGCATTATGTTGTCCTACCGGGGTGAGTGATCAGGGACAGGGAGGTAGTTTTTTGCTTATCTTGGATGACAGGTGGTAGTTTTGGTATGCTAATTGGACAGGGCCACATCAAAGCTCTAGCtaatctgaagatttaagggcctTCCGTGGGCTCTTTGATGTTACAGGCTGTATGATATACTCTTGTTATCTAAAATACAATAAATTCAGCGTCCCTTTGTCGAGTGCAAATTGGCATTTGTTGATGTTTACTCTGAATGCACTGAAATCTTTAATAATCTTGAGCTTATCGAATTTAGTTGGTAGGTACATGAGTCATCAGTCTGGATATACAACAGATTCAATCATGTTGGCAAAGGCTTGTATTCTCTTGGTGTGAGCCCTTCATCGTGGAGCCAATTGCTGCCATTAAAAGGAAATGAGATTGAAGCCAGAACATTAGTGGCTCTCCTGCCCTGTCTTATCTTTTGTAATGTCAAACTGGTTTCCCTGCTGGTCCTCGCATGCACCTAACTGATATTGTTTCTGTAATGCTGCCAGCAGGCTTTGCTGTTTTGCATTTTCATGGATGCTACTTGCTATTAGTCATTGCCATTTCCACAAGTTACAGCCCTCTTTTGTTGTAGGTGCGATATCGCACCACTTCCCGGAGTCTGTTTATTTTGTAACAATTGTTTCAAAGTTGGGGCGTGCCACTCAGTCTAAAGTTCTCAACCTTGATCCTTATAAGGGCCACACATCCATGCAATCCTTCTTTGTATCAAGGAGGATGCATCATGTAACAATGTGGTAATTCCACCGTTCTTCTACAACCATGACCTGCTACGCCACTTCTGCTGGGTGTATAGTTTATTACTGTGATATGTGGTGCCATCTGTACTTAGCTAACTATTACAGCTCACCCGTATCACATGTACCTGTATGCATACAGTGAACCTTATAAGTTGTTCAAATCAGGAAAAAAGGGTGAAAGAAATTGTGTTGAAGGCCATGGGACAAGCTATCAGCAAGACAGTGGCTATTACCGAGATCATAAAGGTTGGTCTGTTCTTAGCTCTCTTTTGATACCATCATTTGGACTCCTTAAAATTAACTAGCTCCATCTAATCACAGAAAAGGATCCCTGGGTTGCATCAAGATACAACGATCAGTTCAGTCAGTATTACTGATGTATGGGAACCCATTGAGGAAGGCCTTGTACCGTTAAGTATTGCAAAACTATATTGCTTGCTGATTCCTTGGATCACCCTCTTTGTTAGTGTTTTTATATATGTCATCTTGTTGCAGATTGGAGATGACTCGTCATGTTTCAATGATCTCAATCTCCTTGTCACCTAAGGAGCTCGACACAAATTCACCCGGGTATTATGTTTGACATGTTTTCCTTCCCATGATTTGTTTTGAAGCATCTAGGATGCTCTACCTTGATTTCATGTGTACTGTAATATACAATTTTATGTGATCTTGTAGATATCAAGCTCCATTGCATGCAGAGCCACTTAAACCAAGGTACCAGCAAGTTCAGCGGTATCAACAACAGCACCAGCCAAGACAAAATCAAGGTCAAACAGGTGAACATACAATCACTAAATGTAGTTTGTCTATGTTACTGATTGCTAACTTGTTCCATGTGCATTGAAGATTCATATGTACGTGGAAGAGGCAGAGGGAGAGGAAGGGGCTGGGGTGGTAGGGGAGGGTATGGTGGAGGTTATGGTGGGTATGATAATAACCAAGGAGGTTATGGTGGATATAGCAACCAGGGAGGATACGGCCACAACCAAGGTGGGTATGGCAATCATGGAGGTTACGGCCACAACCAAGGTGGGTatggcaaccagggaggttacggCAATCAGGGAGGGTATGGCCAAAACCAAGGTGGCTATGGAGGGGGTTATGGTTATGATCAAGGTGGATATGGGGGATATGGTAAGTTCtatcataattttttttgtttactGTTATTCAAGGTTGCCCATCAGCGAAGTATTTATGATAATCTAATCCTTACAGAAGTGGAGTTTAGTGTTTGACTGCTTCAGTTGATTTTTTTGGATGCTTTTTTGGGTCTTCCCTGAAAATCGTTACAAAAAGTTGGGGTGTTACACTATACATACACAACTATGTGTTCTCACCATTTTATCTTGTCAGATAATGGTGGCTGGAATTACAACCAGAACAGAGGCCGTGGTGgcggtgggcgaggaagaggcaaCTGGGGATACAGTGGTATGTACAAATCACAGCAACATACAGTCTATTTAGGCATGAATTGAACTTTCTGTTGGTACCCACCTATCTTGTGCATTTACTTCATCTTGGTACAAATCTAAGTAACAATAATTTCTGCTGCTGACTGATGTCTCCATTATGGCAGAACTTCAGTGAATGGTATTCGTGACGATAGAACAGGGTTTTAATCACCAATAATAAGATTTCAGTGCTAATCTGATTTCCCTTTAAACACATTCGGAAAATGAGTTATACATATTGATAAACAAAGAATAATTTCTTCACACTTGCTGTTTTATCTCAAGTTATATATTTAGACCATGTGCATGTGTACTGTGATTATTTTCCAAGCCTGAACTTGTATTTGAAACCATGATTGAAACAATAACTGTATGTGCTTTAGAGAAAAGATACAGTTTAAATGATCGCTATCCTGGGCATTAATTCAAAAGGTTCGAAGCTTGCTTGTATAGATTTAGTAAGTCTTTAAACAATACAGCACTGTGTATCAGATTCGGTTGTCTTGTTCTTGCATAATAAGCCTTTAAACAATCAATCATGGAATCTGTCCATCACAGGTCCAGGATACGAGCGCGGTGGCCGAGGTGCAGGCGGCCCAGGTGGCCCAGGCGGCAGGGGCTACGTGCGGGGCCGTGGTCGGATGGGCCCTGGCCGCGGGCGCGGGAACCAGAACTATTAGGTCACATAGTGCTGTATTGTTGCAAAAAAGAGAGACAGAAGGTACGCGTTCTGTGAATCGGAACCGAACCTTGGCGCTGTTTCATTGTGAACCATCGACTAGGCTTCCCAGTTTTTAGCTATAATCGCCAATGGTATCGGTACCATTGCTTCCATTCTGTGGGATTTTGACAAGCATGTTATGTTGTTCCTGGGACACCTTTACTGTATCTAAGAGTGCAGTTTTGAATAGTAGTTCATCTGTTTACCAGCTTTGCCTTTCCTAGCTCCttgccatctactccctccgttagatacatccatttccgagacaagtaattccaaacggagggagtagtatgctaTAAAAAAGATTGTTTGGCCTGGGAAAGGATTTGTAGCTTACTGACCTGGGCGAAGAGAACTGAAGCTTATGTACTGTGAAAACTATAGCCCCAATTCGCAAAATCAGCTGGAAATCTAGTTTGACCCTCTACGATAGACCCTGACCGCTTCCACCGGACATAATTTTTTTGGGAAAGGCCACGGGGCATATCTGGGTAAAAAACCTCACAATCAATTAAGGTGTTTAACTGAAATTGGGTCACCTGACtgagtcaacaatttctcaaagctctcGTTCAATTCTTTGATACTATACACTATTGTGGTCTTCAGTTTAGAACTTGGTCATCTGATTTTGACCGGACCAATAATATCTCAAGAAGCTCTCTCATTTAGTTATTTTATTAATTCATCCTATTCCCTAATTTTGAAGCTTTTTTTATTTGATTGAgatattcaattttgaatttggtttACGATTTTGATTGGGCCAACGATTTTTGAAATCAATCAACACCAACCGGCTAGAAAAACATATCTACCCCGTGCACCCTCTTACCATCTAGACAAAAAAAAAGCGAAGGGGTATTAGTTTTTTGGAAAGTCAAttttctttaactttgaccaagtttagagcCAAAAATATCAACACCCCAACATTAAgccaaaaaattatgaaaattcatttcattATGAATATAATAACATCAATTTTGATATTACAAATTTTGATATAATTCttcataaatttgatcaaacttaaagagGTTGGACTTTTATAAAAAGTAATAGATCTATATTTTAAAACAAAATGAGTATATTTTTCTTCACAATCTCAACAACACCAACTACGTAGCAAAGGGCGCCCAACCCTTCAAGTGATTCCTGAATCTAGTTTGAGGGGTCTGTTTGGATTGAAATTTGATAATTTTTGTAGGACTTcaattcataataaattttctatgtGAGCTCACCATTTTTTAGAACAAATTTGTACACTTCAATTTTATATAAGATTAGTGAGATGTGGAAATTTGCACTAGTGCTTTACATAAACTTAATAACTGGCAGCCGTTTCTCAGGGAGGAGGCACCAGCGAACGGATAGTTCTCCCTGGGCGGTTCGATCACTATTTCGGCCTTTTCTCAGTGAGGAGGCAATAACTGGGCCAGTATAGTACTCTTCCCAGCCTGATCACTATTTTCCAAAAAAAGTCCAAACCTTTTGCCATATTATAAAAACAGCAGCTAAAATGAATTTTACTCTAGATAATTGCCATCCCCAAAAAACAAAATTACTCcacaaaaagttttcaaaaaaTTGCGAGTGACATACTTTTTTTTAATGAATTTTGTTCATGAGATGTTTTATGCCATGTCACTGTGCAGAAAAATGccatgtttgcgagaacatttgtTCTTTGTTTTTGCCATGTACCAATACAAAATGCCATGCCACAGTAAAAAAAATTCTAAAAGTTTGCCATGCTCTTAATAATACAAAGCCATCATCTTAATAATAAAAATGGCATGCTATTAATAATTAAACTATCTTGTACAAAAACAAACTTGACTGGTGAACATTAGAAAAAATGTTCAAATTTGCCATGTGAGAAAGTTTGAAAAATTATAAAAGCTGCCAtgcatttttttagaaaagaaatGCTTGTACCTaagaaaaaaaaacatattttGTCATCTACTAGAAAAAGGAGAAAAACAAGGACGGGCCAGGATTCGAGCCCATGTCTCACGACACTAACCAATGCAGTGGGCGGTATTGTTTTGAATGGGATAATGTTCGTCGGGTTTTGTATCACAGCGAACGAGTTAAAAATATGATGTGTCTCCTATCTCCTTCGCCAAGGTTTGTGCAACGAAACCACGGAAGACTGAAGAGGGAGCTTTCACTGGGATAGGACCACTGGCGAATGATCGTCAGCTAACATTTCCGAAACCTTTTTTTGTCATTTCCTAGAAAGAATCCTGATCTCATCAAATTTCTGCAACTTGCATGTAGAGCACATAGTCAATTTTACAGATTCATATGTTGTTCTTTGCTAAGAATTCCATAATTTATGATGTATTAGTTCTGCACTTTTTCTTAGTTCCGCATTTTTAGATTGTTTCAACTATCTAACCATGATTGAGCCTAAGTATGAAACAAATTCAAATTATTACTAATCCTAAGGATTTCTCTGCGGAGCACATCATCAAAAAATGTTCCCCAGAAACCCCGATTACAACATAGACGCACACACTGTCACCACCACACACCTGCTGAAAACCAAGTTGAAGTTGCGGAGCTTGAATATTGACGAAGTCACCACGGGTGTCTCGCTGTCGAGAGATACTCGCCTCCCACTGAGAGAATAATCCGCATTAATGAGACATCAAACCGTCAAACCCGGGGTTTGATCTCTGGTGGATTGAGGATATCACTGACCTCCTAACCAGCCAATCATTGATTGGTTCTTCATCGCAATTATTTAGAAAATACTTACCTGCAGGTTTTTTGATCAAGTGCCCTCCATTCAATCGTTTACTAGGCCCACATGAGGTTGACCAATGGATGCCTGTTTTCCCGGCTCCACCGAGTTTGCCTCCAGGAAGGGGGAGGACTCTTCATGTCCTCGACCTTGAAGAGGTCCATGCAATTCTTCAATCACTCCCTATACCCCTCTCAAGGGCCAAGTATGCTTGAAATCATGGAGCCGTGGAGATCTCGGAGTGCCCATTAAAATCAAAATCTATCTATGGCAACTGATCTGAGGTAAGCTACCAATTGCCGACCAAGTCCAAAAGCGCCATGGCCTCAGGAAGAGACAGATTATGCATCATTCGTAATCAACCTAGGATTAGTATCACATTTTATTCTCTTGTGTGATGGCACAATTTTTGCAGTTTTATATGGGATACACTAGCGTGTACCGTGTAGGTGAGCAC from Triticum aestivum cultivar Chinese Spring chromosome 4A, IWGSC CS RefSeq v2.1, whole genome shotgun sequence harbors:
- the LOC123084813 gene encoding TATA-binding protein-associated factor 2N isoform X1: MDRYQRVEKPRPEAAAISENEIRITTQGLIRNYVTYATSLLQEKRVKEIVLKAMGQAISKTVAITEIIKKRIPGLHQDTTISSVSITDVWEPIEEGLVPLEMTRHVSMISISLSPKELDTNSPGYQAPLHAEPLKPRYQQVQRYQQQHQPRQNQGQTDSYVRGRGRGRGRGWGGRGGYGGGYGGYDNNQGGYGGYSNQGGYGHNQGGYGNHGGYGHNQGGYGNQGGYGNQGGYGQNQGGYGGGYGYDQGGYGGYDNGGWNYNQNRGRGGGGRGRGNWGYSGPGYERGGRGAGGPGGPGGRGYVRGRGRMGPGRGRGNQNY
- the LOC123084813 gene encoding TATA-binding protein-associated factor 2N isoform X2 yields the protein MDRYQRVEKPRPEAAAISENEIRITTQGLIRNYVTYATSLLQEKRVKEIVLKAMGQAISKTVAITEIIKKRIPGLHQDTTISSVSITDVWEPIEEGLVPLEMTRHVSMISISLSPKELDTNSPGYQAPLHAEPLKPRYQQVQRYQQQHQPRQNQDSYVRGRGRGRGRGWGGRGGYGGGYGGYDNNQGGYGGYSNQGGYGHNQGGYGNHGGYGHNQGGYGNQGGYGNQGGYGQNQGGYGGGYGYDQGGYGGYDNGGWNYNQNRGRGGGGRGRGNWGYSGPGYERGGRGAGGPGGPGGRGYVRGRGRMGPGRGRGNQNY